A genomic segment from Pseudomonas sp. M30-35 encodes:
- a CDS encoding DMT family transporter produces the protein MNLSLYLLTVLIWGTTWIALKMQLGVVAIPASIAYRFGLAAAVLFAVLLISGRLQKMDRRGQLICLVQGLCLFCVNFMCFYTASQWIPSGLVAVIFSTATLWNALNARLFFKQKIAANVLAGGALGLCGLGMLFWPELAGHEASKETLLGIGLALVGTLCFSAGNMLSSLQQKAGLKPLTTNAWGMLYGAMMLLVICIVTGTPFTFEANSRYIGTLLYLAIPGSVIGFTAYLTLVGRMGPERAAYCTVLFPVVALNISVFAEGYQWTTPALLGLVLVMLGNVLVFRKPKTPVIAVAVAR, from the coding sequence ATGAATCTGTCGCTGTATTTGCTGACTGTGCTGATTTGGGGTACCACCTGGATTGCCCTGAAAATGCAACTGGGCGTGGTGGCGATCCCGGCATCAATTGCCTATCGATTTGGCCTGGCGGCTGCGGTGCTGTTTGCGGTTCTGCTGATTAGCGGGCGCTTGCAGAAAATGGATCGGCGCGGACAATTGATCTGCCTGGTTCAGGGGCTCTGCCTGTTCTGCGTCAACTTTATGTGTTTTTACACCGCCAGCCAATGGATTCCCAGCGGCTTGGTCGCGGTTATTTTTTCAACAGCCACACTGTGGAATGCGCTGAATGCACGGCTGTTCTTCAAACAGAAGATTGCCGCCAATGTATTGGCCGGTGGTGCGCTGGGCTTGTGTGGTCTGGGCATGTTGTTCTGGCCGGAACTGGCGGGGCATGAGGCCAGCAAAGAGACCTTGCTGGGTATTGGTTTGGCCTTGGTCGGTACGCTGTGCTTCTCGGCAGGCAATATGCTCTCAAGCCTGCAACAAAAAGCCGGTTTGAAACCGCTTACGACCAATGCCTGGGGCATGCTTTATGGGGCGATGATGTTGCTGGTCATCTGCATTGTCACAGGGACGCCGTTCACCTTTGAGGCTAATAGCCGCTATATCGGCACGCTGTTGTATCTGGCAATCCCGGGTTCGGTGATTGGCTTTACCGCATACCTGACACTGGTTGGGCGCATGGGCCCGGAGCGGGCGGCATATTGCACTGTGTTATTCCCGGTGGTGGCATTGAATATCTCGGTTTTTGCCGAAGGCTATCAATGGACCACACCTGCGCTACTGGGCTTGGTGTTGGTCATGCTGGGTAACGTTTTGGTATTCCGTAAGCCCAAGACGCCCGTAATCGCAGTGGCTGTTGCGCGTTAG